The following proteins are co-located in the Enoplosus armatus isolate fEnoArm2 chromosome 10, fEnoArm2.hap1, whole genome shotgun sequence genome:
- the vimr2 gene encoding alpha-internexin, which yields MAMLRVSSYRKLFEDDNRSRSGWCARQYRTSVRAAAVDDCDCDKLDFVAAKVLNKEGLIRFVQDRTIIAALNDRLVRLIELAHCFEEENESLECQIVQLEEKLSSRQASSSITSAVAEPDYSLDAVVERLRRERDETLYNTEEMQKELGRLMKEYEKAAQQRVLFQQERQDVAQEVDAVTAECLALREQVAIYEEQLANMGAQHNTEVENLLEPAEWTTGAAAAIKFGSPDITPALDVKEYYCQLAESLQYECGAASSAVVLRGDGRQLEVGGAAGSADSPTMKDISEMKMLISELQKELAELEKCNEELEDEVEMKKAAHTDEIAELECTIDEMRHQEADFQVQMKEQCEDYKELLSEKMARDMEITAYRSLVEEEEERLCNL from the exons ATGGCCATGCTCAGAGTGTCTTCGTACCGCAAGCTGTTTGAGGATGATAACAGGAGTCGAAGCGGATGGTGTGCAAGGCAGTACCGGACCTCCGTCAG GGCAGCGGCCGTTGACGACTGCGACTGTGACAAGTTAGACTTTGTAGCTGCCAAGGTGCTCAACAAGGAGGGTCTGATCCGGTTTGTCCAGGACCGCACCATCATCGCTGCCCTCAATGACCGCCTGGTCAGGCTTATTGAACTG GCCCATTGTTTTGAGGAGGAGAATGAGTCTCTCGAATGTCAGATTGTTCAACTAGAGGAGAAGCTGAGCAGTCGACAAGCCTCCTCCAGCATCACCTCCGCTGTGGCCGAGCCTGACTACAGTCTGGATGCGGTGGTGGAAAGACTGCGCAGGGAGAGG GATGAGACTCTGTACAACACAGAGGAGATGCAGAAAGAGCTCGGACGTCTGATGAAAGAGTACGAGAAGGCTGCACAGCAGAGGGTCCTCTTCCAGCAGGAGCGACAAGATGTTGCTCAG GAAGTGGatgctgtgacagcagagtgTTTGGCGCTGAGGGAGCAAGTGGCTATCTATGAGGAGCAGCTGGCCAACATGGGGGCCCAGCACAACACG GAAGTGGAGAATCTGCTGGAGCCGGCCGAATGGACCACAGGAGCGGCGGCAGCTATTAAATTTGGCAGCCCTGACATCACTCCGGCCTTGGACGTAAAGGAGTACTACTGCCAGCTGGCTGAGAGCCTGCAG TACGAGTGTGGCGCAGCCTCTTCTGCTGTGGTTCTCAGGGGTGATGGAAGACAACTGGAAGTGGGAGGAGCTGCAGGGTCAGCAGATTCGCCAACGATGAAGGACATCAGTGAGATGAAGATGCTG ATTTCAGAGCTACAAAAGGAGCTTGCTGAGCTCGAGAAGTGTAacgaggagctggaggacgagGTTGAGATGAAGAAGGCTGCACACACGGACGAGATTGCTGAGCTGGAG TGTACTATAGATGAAATGCGGCACCAGGAGGCTGACTTCCAAGTGCAGATGAAGGAGCAGTGTGAAGACTAcaaggagctgctcagtgagAAGATGGCCAGAGACATGGAAATCACTGCTTACAG GAGtctggtggaggaagaggaggagaggctgtgcAACCTGTGA